A section of the Callospermophilus lateralis isolate mCalLat2 chromosome 16, mCalLat2.hap1, whole genome shotgun sequence genome encodes:
- the Kifc2 gene encoding kinesin-like protein KIFC2 isoform X2, translated as MYAFYSLLIYIFYSLFRRDGGATATADPGDPAQRVHCKPRGRRRPDHLTPELWTELTGLAAGSSESEDGPEGGAEDRPAEVSLEEALMRLAEFLSVQLGAEESCGNPPELGKPGEVPPLLTVTSQLLALLAWIRSPRGRQVLLQGTHPASNVQPPIPDGTLSQEDSPYQPTPIQGEVPRGEAQGQQLPQLEEEQRAWQRLEQLILGQLEELRQQLEQQEEELGRLRLGVGATDSEKRIQHLTLENEALKQSLSLTQDLLLHWGPGPPTRAPQEEAEALLELQGRLQEAQDTTEALRVQLGVQEVQLQGLRGALQQLQQETEQNCRRELQQVHGQLAGLRTRMASLRQGCGDLRGLVSTFTQSCQGSLSEAQGQVFGELEPAVLSCLQGYSVCIFTYGQTGTGKTYSMEGPPEDPGIAPRALQSLFREMGTGGQHRVTLSMVEIYNEAVRDLLAPGPPERLAVRQGPAGQGGIQVAGLTHWDVPNLETLHQMLSLGRSNRATAATSMNPRSSRSHALVTLTLCAASPPSAPGTAGTLHLVDLAGSERAWKAGATGTQRGDPNSAQRLREAQTINRSLLALGGVMAALRARRSHVPFRDSQLTRLLQPALGPGTTAVLLLQISTRPEDLGETVCSLKFAERVGQVELGPARRRKAPRSETPSSLSTDTPLTGTPCTPTRSPVSPPSPSPDSSSYSALGPSGDLPP; from the exons ATGTACGCCTTCTATTCGCTTCTCATCTACATTTTCTACAGCCTTTTCCGCAGGGATGGAGGTGCTACGGCGACCGCCGACCCTGGGGACCCCGCCCAG AGAGTCCACTGCAAGCCCAGGGGTCGTCGTCGCCCCGACCACCTTACGCCAGAACTGTGGACCGAGCTGACAGGCTTGGCCG CGGGCAGCTCCGAGTCTGAGGATGGGCCTGAAGGGGGAGCGGAGGACCGCCCAGCCGAGGTGTCCCTGGAAGAGGCGCTTATGCGCCTTGCTGAGTTCCTCTCGGTCCAGTTGGGGGCAGAAGAGAGCTGCGGGAATCCTCCTGAGTTGGGCAAG CCTGGGGAGGTCCCTCCACTGTTGACAGTGACCAGTCAGCTCTTGGCTCTTCTGGCATGGATTCGGAGCCCCAGGGGGAGGCAGGTCCTGCTCCAGGGGACTCATCCAGCCTCCAACGTGCAGCCCCCAATTCCAGATG GAACCCTTTCTCAAGAAGACAGCCCTTACCAGCCTACCCCCATCCAAGGGGAGGTGCCAAGGGGTGAGGCCCAGGGGCAAcagttgcctcaattggaggaggagcagagagcttGGCAGAGGCTGGAACAGCTCATCCTTGGACAG CTGGAAGAACTGAGGCAACAGCTGGAGCAACAGGAGGAGGAGCTGGGCAGACTGCGCCTGGGAGTG GGGGCAACAGACTCAGAGAAAAGGATTCAGCATCTCACACTGGAGAATGAGGCCCTGAAACAGAGCCTGAGCCTCACTCAGGACCTCCTGCTGCATTGGGGCCCAGGCCCCCCCACCAGAGCCCCACAG GAGGAGGCAGAGGCACTGTTGGAGCTCCAGGGCCGGCTTCAGGAGGCCCAGGACACCACAGAAGCCTTACGAGTCCAG CTGGGGGTGCAGGAGGTGCAGCTGCAGGGCCTTCGAGGGGCCCTTCAGCAGCTTCAGCAGGAGACGGAGCAGAACTGCAGACGGGAACTACAACAGGTGCATGGGCAACTGGCAG GACTTCGGACCCGGATGGCCAGCCTGCGCCAGGGCTGTGGTGACCTCAGAGGACTGGTCAGCACCTTTACCCAGAGCTGTCAGGGTTCGCTGAGTGAGGCCCAGGGCCAG GTCTTTGGAGAGCTGGAACCAGCTGTGCTGTCCTGCCTCCAAGGATACAGTGTCTGCATCTTTACCTATGGCCAGACTGGGACTGGAAAGACATACAGCATGGAG GGCCCACCTGAGGACCCAGGCATAGCTCCCAGGGCGCTGCAGTCACTGTTCAGGGAAATGGGGACTGGAGGGCAGCACCGTGTGACCCTCAGCATGGTGGAGATCTACAATGAGGCAGTCAG GGACCTCCTGGCCCCAGGACCTCCAGAGCGCCTAGCTGTGAGGCAGGGCCCAGCAGGACAGGGGGGAATCCAAGTAGCTGGCCTCACCCACTGGGACGTGCCCAACCTGGAGACTTTGCACCAG ATGTTGAGCCTGGGGAGAAGTAACCGGGCCACTGCCGCCACTTCCATGAACCCACGCAGCTCCCGATCCCATGCTCTCGTTACACTGACGCTGTGTGCAGCTTCTCCACCGAGTGCCCCAGGCACTGCAG GCACGCTGCACCTGGTGGACCTGGCCGGATCTGAGCGTGCTTGGAAGGCGGGGGCTACTGGCACGCAGCGAGGAGATCCCAACAGTGCCCAGCGTCTGCGGGAGGCCCAGACTATCAACCGTTCACTGCTGGCGCTGGGAGGCGTGATGGCTGCGTTGCGTGCCCGCCGGTCCCACGTGCCCTTCCGCGACTCACAGCTCACACGTCTGTTGCAGCCTGCGCTTGGTCCGGGTACCACTGCTGTGCTGCTTCTACAG ATCTCTACGCGGCCAGAGGATCTTGGGGAGACCGTCTGCTCGCTCAAGTTTGCGGAGCGAGTGGGTCAGGTGGAGCTGGGACCAGCCCGGCGCCGCAAGGCACCACGCTCCGAGACCCCCTCCTCCCTCAGTACCGACACCCCACTTACTGGGACCCCCTGCACTCCTACAAGGTCTCCTGTCAGCCCTCCAAGCCCCAGCCCCGACAGCAGCTCATACTCTGCCCTAGGGCCCTCAGGGGACCTTCCCCCCTAG
- the Kifc2 gene encoding kinesin-like protein KIFC2 isoform X5 — protein sequence MASLRQGCGDLRGLVSTFTQSCQGSLSEAQGQVSWALGALSAGGAGTQLPEGQQGPPTGCPGRLLELKGNIRVLCRLRPGTPCSLVSVEAGPGGTVTTCYRGRQRRFHLDWVFSPDASQEEVFGELEPAVLSCLQGYSVCIFTYGQTGTGKTYSMEGPPEDPGIAPRALQSLFREMGTGGQHRVTLSMVEIYNEAVRDLLAPGPPERLAVRQGPAGQGGIQVAGLTHWDVPNLETLHQMLSLGRSNRATAATSMNPRSSRSHALVTLTLCAASPPSAPGTAGTLHLVDLAGSERAWKAGATGTQRGDPNSAQRLREAQTINRSLLALGGVMAALRARRSHVPFRDSQLTRLLQPALGPGTTAVLLLQISTRPEDLGETVCSLKFAERVGQVELGPARRRKAPRSETPSSLSTDTPLTGTPCTPTRSPVSPPSPSPDSSSYSALGPSGDLPP from the exons ATGGCCAGCCTGCGCCAGGGCTGTGGTGACCTCAGAGGACTGGTCAGCACCTTTACCCAGAGCTGTCAGGGTTCGCTGAGTGAGGCCCAGGGCCAG GTATCCTGGGCCCTGGGGGCATTGTCAGCTGGAGGGGCTGGGACTCAGCTCCCTGAGGGGCAACAGGGGCCCCCAACTGGATGCCCAGGGCGGCTGCTGGAGCTTAAGG GGAATATTCGGGTGCTATGTCGGCTGAGGCCAGGTACACCCTGCAGCCTGGTGAGTGTGGAGGCTGGACCAGGGGGCACAGTCACCACCTGCTATCGAGGGCGCCAGCGTCGTTTCCACCTGGACTGGGTCTTCTCTCCAGATGCCAGCCAGGAGGAG GTCTTTGGAGAGCTGGAACCAGCTGTGCTGTCCTGCCTCCAAGGATACAGTGTCTGCATCTTTACCTATGGCCAGACTGGGACTGGAAAGACATACAGCATGGAG GGCCCACCTGAGGACCCAGGCATAGCTCCCAGGGCGCTGCAGTCACTGTTCAGGGAAATGGGGACTGGAGGGCAGCACCGTGTGACCCTCAGCATGGTGGAGATCTACAATGAGGCAGTCAG GGACCTCCTGGCCCCAGGACCTCCAGAGCGCCTAGCTGTGAGGCAGGGCCCAGCAGGACAGGGGGGAATCCAAGTAGCTGGCCTCACCCACTGGGACGTGCCCAACCTGGAGACTTTGCACCAG ATGTTGAGCCTGGGGAGAAGTAACCGGGCCACTGCCGCCACTTCCATGAACCCACGCAGCTCCCGATCCCATGCTCTCGTTACACTGACGCTGTGTGCAGCTTCTCCACCGAGTGCCCCAGGCACTGCAG GCACGCTGCACCTGGTGGACCTGGCCGGATCTGAGCGTGCTTGGAAGGCGGGGGCTACTGGCACGCAGCGAGGAGATCCCAACAGTGCCCAGCGTCTGCGGGAGGCCCAGACTATCAACCGTTCACTGCTGGCGCTGGGAGGCGTGATGGCTGCGTTGCGTGCCCGCCGGTCCCACGTGCCCTTCCGCGACTCACAGCTCACACGTCTGTTGCAGCCTGCGCTTGGTCCGGGTACCACTGCTGTGCTGCTTCTACAG ATCTCTACGCGGCCAGAGGATCTTGGGGAGACCGTCTGCTCGCTCAAGTTTGCGGAGCGAGTGGGTCAGGTGGAGCTGGGACCAGCCCGGCGCCGCAAGGCACCACGCTCCGAGACCCCCTCCTCCCTCAGTACCGACACCCCACTTACTGGGACCCCCTGCACTCCTACAAGGTCTCCTGTCAGCCCTCCAAGCCCCAGCCCCGACAGCAGCTCATACTCTGCCCTAGGGCCCTCAGGGGACCTTCCCCCCTAG
- the Kifc2 gene encoding kinesin-like protein KIFC2 isoform X1 produces MYAFYSLLIYIFYSLFRRDGGATATADPGDPAQRVHCKPRGRRRPDHLTPELWTELTGLAAGSSESEDGPEGGAEDRPAEVSLEEALMRLAEFLSVQLGAEESCGNPPELGKPGEVPPLLTVTSQLLALLAWIRSPRGRQVLLQGTHPASNVQPPIPDGTLSQEDSPYQPTPIQGEVPRGEAQGQQLPQLEEEQRAWQRLEQLILGQLEELRQQLEQQEEELGRLRLGVGATDSEKRIQHLTLENEALKQSLSLTQDLLLHWGPGPPTRAPQEEAEALLELQGRLQEAQDTTEALRVQLGVQEVQLQGLRGALQQLQQETEQNCRRELQQVHGQLAGLRTRMASLRQGCGDLRGLVSTFTQSCQGSLSEAQGQVSWALGALSAGGAGTQLPEGQQGPPTGCPGRLLELKGNIRVLCRLRPGTPCSLVSVEAGPGGTVTTCYRGRQRRFHLDWVFSPDASQEEVFGELEPAVLSCLQGYSVCIFTYGQTGTGKTYSMEGPPEDPGIAPRALQSLFREMGTGGQHRVTLSMVEIYNEAVRDLLAPGPPERLAVRQGPAGQGGIQVAGLTHWDVPNLETLHQMLSLGRSNRATAATSMNPRSSRSHALVTLTLCAASPPSAPGTAGTLHLVDLAGSERAWKAGATGTQRGDPNSAQRLREAQTINRSLLALGGVMAALRARRSHVPFRDSQLTRLLQPALGPGTTAVLLLQISTRPEDLGETVCSLKFAERVGQVELGPARRRKAPRSETPSSLSTDTPLTGTPCTPTRSPVSPPSPSPDSSSYSALGPSGDLPP; encoded by the exons ATGTACGCCTTCTATTCGCTTCTCATCTACATTTTCTACAGCCTTTTCCGCAGGGATGGAGGTGCTACGGCGACCGCCGACCCTGGGGACCCCGCCCAG AGAGTCCACTGCAAGCCCAGGGGTCGTCGTCGCCCCGACCACCTTACGCCAGAACTGTGGACCGAGCTGACAGGCTTGGCCG CGGGCAGCTCCGAGTCTGAGGATGGGCCTGAAGGGGGAGCGGAGGACCGCCCAGCCGAGGTGTCCCTGGAAGAGGCGCTTATGCGCCTTGCTGAGTTCCTCTCGGTCCAGTTGGGGGCAGAAGAGAGCTGCGGGAATCCTCCTGAGTTGGGCAAG CCTGGGGAGGTCCCTCCACTGTTGACAGTGACCAGTCAGCTCTTGGCTCTTCTGGCATGGATTCGGAGCCCCAGGGGGAGGCAGGTCCTGCTCCAGGGGACTCATCCAGCCTCCAACGTGCAGCCCCCAATTCCAGATG GAACCCTTTCTCAAGAAGACAGCCCTTACCAGCCTACCCCCATCCAAGGGGAGGTGCCAAGGGGTGAGGCCCAGGGGCAAcagttgcctcaattggaggaggagcagagagcttGGCAGAGGCTGGAACAGCTCATCCTTGGACAG CTGGAAGAACTGAGGCAACAGCTGGAGCAACAGGAGGAGGAGCTGGGCAGACTGCGCCTGGGAGTG GGGGCAACAGACTCAGAGAAAAGGATTCAGCATCTCACACTGGAGAATGAGGCCCTGAAACAGAGCCTGAGCCTCACTCAGGACCTCCTGCTGCATTGGGGCCCAGGCCCCCCCACCAGAGCCCCACAG GAGGAGGCAGAGGCACTGTTGGAGCTCCAGGGCCGGCTTCAGGAGGCCCAGGACACCACAGAAGCCTTACGAGTCCAG CTGGGGGTGCAGGAGGTGCAGCTGCAGGGCCTTCGAGGGGCCCTTCAGCAGCTTCAGCAGGAGACGGAGCAGAACTGCAGACGGGAACTACAACAGGTGCATGGGCAACTGGCAG GACTTCGGACCCGGATGGCCAGCCTGCGCCAGGGCTGTGGTGACCTCAGAGGACTGGTCAGCACCTTTACCCAGAGCTGTCAGGGTTCGCTGAGTGAGGCCCAGGGCCAG GTATCCTGGGCCCTGGGGGCATTGTCAGCTGGAGGGGCTGGGACTCAGCTCCCTGAGGGGCAACAGGGGCCCCCAACTGGATGCCCAGGGCGGCTGCTGGAGCTTAAGG GGAATATTCGGGTGCTATGTCGGCTGAGGCCAGGTACACCCTGCAGCCTGGTGAGTGTGGAGGCTGGACCAGGGGGCACAGTCACCACCTGCTATCGAGGGCGCCAGCGTCGTTTCCACCTGGACTGGGTCTTCTCTCCAGATGCCAGCCAGGAGGAG GTCTTTGGAGAGCTGGAACCAGCTGTGCTGTCCTGCCTCCAAGGATACAGTGTCTGCATCTTTACCTATGGCCAGACTGGGACTGGAAAGACATACAGCATGGAG GGCCCACCTGAGGACCCAGGCATAGCTCCCAGGGCGCTGCAGTCACTGTTCAGGGAAATGGGGACTGGAGGGCAGCACCGTGTGACCCTCAGCATGGTGGAGATCTACAATGAGGCAGTCAG GGACCTCCTGGCCCCAGGACCTCCAGAGCGCCTAGCTGTGAGGCAGGGCCCAGCAGGACAGGGGGGAATCCAAGTAGCTGGCCTCACCCACTGGGACGTGCCCAACCTGGAGACTTTGCACCAG ATGTTGAGCCTGGGGAGAAGTAACCGGGCCACTGCCGCCACTTCCATGAACCCACGCAGCTCCCGATCCCATGCTCTCGTTACACTGACGCTGTGTGCAGCTTCTCCACCGAGTGCCCCAGGCACTGCAG GCACGCTGCACCTGGTGGACCTGGCCGGATCTGAGCGTGCTTGGAAGGCGGGGGCTACTGGCACGCAGCGAGGAGATCCCAACAGTGCCCAGCGTCTGCGGGAGGCCCAGACTATCAACCGTTCACTGCTGGCGCTGGGAGGCGTGATGGCTGCGTTGCGTGCCCGCCGGTCCCACGTGCCCTTCCGCGACTCACAGCTCACACGTCTGTTGCAGCCTGCGCTTGGTCCGGGTACCACTGCTGTGCTGCTTCTACAG ATCTCTACGCGGCCAGAGGATCTTGGGGAGACCGTCTGCTCGCTCAAGTTTGCGGAGCGAGTGGGTCAGGTGGAGCTGGGACCAGCCCGGCGCCGCAAGGCACCACGCTCCGAGACCCCCTCCTCCCTCAGTACCGACACCCCACTTACTGGGACCCCCTGCACTCCTACAAGGTCTCCTGTCAGCCCTCCAAGCCCCAGCCCCGACAGCAGCTCATACTCTGCCCTAGGGCCCTCAGGGGACCTTCCCCCCTAG
- the Kifc2 gene encoding kinesin-like protein KIFC2 isoform X3, protein MRLAEFLSVQLGAEESCGNPPELGKPGEVPPLLTVTSQLLALLAWIRSPRGRQVLLQGTHPASNVQPPIPDGTLSQEDSPYQPTPIQGEVPRGEAQGQQLPQLEEEQRAWQRLEQLILGQLEELRQQLEQQEEELGRLRLGVGATDSEKRIQHLTLENEALKQSLSLTQDLLLHWGPGPPTRAPQEEAEALLELQGRLQEAQDTTEALRVQLGVQEVQLQGLRGALQQLQQETEQNCRRELQQVHGQLAGLRTRMASLRQGCGDLRGLVSTFTQSCQGSLSEAQGQVSWALGALSAGGAGTQLPEGQQGPPTGCPGRLLELKGNIRVLCRLRPGTPCSLVSVEAGPGGTVTTCYRGRQRRFHLDWVFSPDASQEEVFGELEPAVLSCLQGYSVCIFTYGQTGTGKTYSMEGPPEDPGIAPRALQSLFREMGTGGQHRVTLSMVEIYNEAVRDLLAPGPPERLAVRQGPAGQGGIQVAGLTHWDVPNLETLHQMLSLGRSNRATAATSMNPRSSRSHALVTLTLCAASPPSAPGTAGTLHLVDLAGSERAWKAGATGTQRGDPNSAQRLREAQTINRSLLALGGVMAALRARRSHVPFRDSQLTRLLQPALGPGTTAVLLLQISTRPEDLGETVCSLKFAERVGQVELGPARRRKAPRSETPSSLSTDTPLTGTPCTPTRSPVSPPSPSPDSSSYSALGPSGDLPP, encoded by the exons ATGCGCCTTGCTGAGTTCCTCTCGGTCCAGTTGGGGGCAGAAGAGAGCTGCGGGAATCCTCCTGAGTTGGGCAAG CCTGGGGAGGTCCCTCCACTGTTGACAGTGACCAGTCAGCTCTTGGCTCTTCTGGCATGGATTCGGAGCCCCAGGGGGAGGCAGGTCCTGCTCCAGGGGACTCATCCAGCCTCCAACGTGCAGCCCCCAATTCCAGATG GAACCCTTTCTCAAGAAGACAGCCCTTACCAGCCTACCCCCATCCAAGGGGAGGTGCCAAGGGGTGAGGCCCAGGGGCAAcagttgcctcaattggaggaggagcagagagcttGGCAGAGGCTGGAACAGCTCATCCTTGGACAG CTGGAAGAACTGAGGCAACAGCTGGAGCAACAGGAGGAGGAGCTGGGCAGACTGCGCCTGGGAGTG GGGGCAACAGACTCAGAGAAAAGGATTCAGCATCTCACACTGGAGAATGAGGCCCTGAAACAGAGCCTGAGCCTCACTCAGGACCTCCTGCTGCATTGGGGCCCAGGCCCCCCCACCAGAGCCCCACAG GAGGAGGCAGAGGCACTGTTGGAGCTCCAGGGCCGGCTTCAGGAGGCCCAGGACACCACAGAAGCCTTACGAGTCCAG CTGGGGGTGCAGGAGGTGCAGCTGCAGGGCCTTCGAGGGGCCCTTCAGCAGCTTCAGCAGGAGACGGAGCAGAACTGCAGACGGGAACTACAACAGGTGCATGGGCAACTGGCAG GACTTCGGACCCGGATGGCCAGCCTGCGCCAGGGCTGTGGTGACCTCAGAGGACTGGTCAGCACCTTTACCCAGAGCTGTCAGGGTTCGCTGAGTGAGGCCCAGGGCCAG GTATCCTGGGCCCTGGGGGCATTGTCAGCTGGAGGGGCTGGGACTCAGCTCCCTGAGGGGCAACAGGGGCCCCCAACTGGATGCCCAGGGCGGCTGCTGGAGCTTAAGG GGAATATTCGGGTGCTATGTCGGCTGAGGCCAGGTACACCCTGCAGCCTGGTGAGTGTGGAGGCTGGACCAGGGGGCACAGTCACCACCTGCTATCGAGGGCGCCAGCGTCGTTTCCACCTGGACTGGGTCTTCTCTCCAGATGCCAGCCAGGAGGAG GTCTTTGGAGAGCTGGAACCAGCTGTGCTGTCCTGCCTCCAAGGATACAGTGTCTGCATCTTTACCTATGGCCAGACTGGGACTGGAAAGACATACAGCATGGAG GGCCCACCTGAGGACCCAGGCATAGCTCCCAGGGCGCTGCAGTCACTGTTCAGGGAAATGGGGACTGGAGGGCAGCACCGTGTGACCCTCAGCATGGTGGAGATCTACAATGAGGCAGTCAG GGACCTCCTGGCCCCAGGACCTCCAGAGCGCCTAGCTGTGAGGCAGGGCCCAGCAGGACAGGGGGGAATCCAAGTAGCTGGCCTCACCCACTGGGACGTGCCCAACCTGGAGACTTTGCACCAG ATGTTGAGCCTGGGGAGAAGTAACCGGGCCACTGCCGCCACTTCCATGAACCCACGCAGCTCCCGATCCCATGCTCTCGTTACACTGACGCTGTGTGCAGCTTCTCCACCGAGTGCCCCAGGCACTGCAG GCACGCTGCACCTGGTGGACCTGGCCGGATCTGAGCGTGCTTGGAAGGCGGGGGCTACTGGCACGCAGCGAGGAGATCCCAACAGTGCCCAGCGTCTGCGGGAGGCCCAGACTATCAACCGTTCACTGCTGGCGCTGGGAGGCGTGATGGCTGCGTTGCGTGCCCGCCGGTCCCACGTGCCCTTCCGCGACTCACAGCTCACACGTCTGTTGCAGCCTGCGCTTGGTCCGGGTACCACTGCTGTGCTGCTTCTACAG ATCTCTACGCGGCCAGAGGATCTTGGGGAGACCGTCTGCTCGCTCAAGTTTGCGGAGCGAGTGGGTCAGGTGGAGCTGGGACCAGCCCGGCGCCGCAAGGCACCACGCTCCGAGACCCCCTCCTCCCTCAGTACCGACACCCCACTTACTGGGACCCCCTGCACTCCTACAAGGTCTCCTGTCAGCCCTCCAAGCCCCAGCCCCGACAGCAGCTCATACTCTGCCCTAGGGCCCTCAGGGGACCTTCCCCCCTAG
- the Kifc2 gene encoding kinesin-like protein KIFC2 isoform X4, which yields MYAFYSLLIYIFYSLFRRDGGATATADPGDPAQRVHCKPRGRRRPDHLTPELWTELTGLAAGSSESEDGPEGGAEDRPAEVSLEEALMRLAEFLSVQLGAEESCGNPPELGKPGEVPPLLTVTSQLLALLAWIRSPRGRQVLLQGTHPASNVQPPIPDGTLSQEDSPYQPTPIQGEVPRGEAQGQQLPQLEEEQRAWQRLEQLILGQLEELRQQLEQQEEELGRLRLGVGATDSEKRIQHLTLENEALKQSLSLTQDLLLHWGPGPPTRAPQEEAEALLELQGRLQEAQDTTEALRVQLGVQEVQLQGLRGALQQLQQETEQNCRRELQQVHGQLAGLRTRMASLRQGCGDLRGLVSTFTQSCQGSLSEAQGQVSWALGALSAGGAGTQLPEGQQGPPTGCPGRLLELKGNIRVLCRLRPGTPCSLVSVEAGPGGTVTTCYRGRQRRFHLDWVFSPDASQEEVFGELEPAVLSCLQGYSVCIFTYGQTGTGKTYSMEGPPEDPGIAPRALQSLFREMGTGGQHRVTLSMVEIYNEAVRDLLAPGPPERLAVRQGPAGQGGIQVAGLTHWDVPNLETLHQLPIPCSRYTDAVCSFSTECPRHCRHAAPGGPGRI from the exons ATGTACGCCTTCTATTCGCTTCTCATCTACATTTTCTACAGCCTTTTCCGCAGGGATGGAGGTGCTACGGCGACCGCCGACCCTGGGGACCCCGCCCAG AGAGTCCACTGCAAGCCCAGGGGTCGTCGTCGCCCCGACCACCTTACGCCAGAACTGTGGACCGAGCTGACAGGCTTGGCCG CGGGCAGCTCCGAGTCTGAGGATGGGCCTGAAGGGGGAGCGGAGGACCGCCCAGCCGAGGTGTCCCTGGAAGAGGCGCTTATGCGCCTTGCTGAGTTCCTCTCGGTCCAGTTGGGGGCAGAAGAGAGCTGCGGGAATCCTCCTGAGTTGGGCAAG CCTGGGGAGGTCCCTCCACTGTTGACAGTGACCAGTCAGCTCTTGGCTCTTCTGGCATGGATTCGGAGCCCCAGGGGGAGGCAGGTCCTGCTCCAGGGGACTCATCCAGCCTCCAACGTGCAGCCCCCAATTCCAGATG GAACCCTTTCTCAAGAAGACAGCCCTTACCAGCCTACCCCCATCCAAGGGGAGGTGCCAAGGGGTGAGGCCCAGGGGCAAcagttgcctcaattggaggaggagcagagagcttGGCAGAGGCTGGAACAGCTCATCCTTGGACAG CTGGAAGAACTGAGGCAACAGCTGGAGCAACAGGAGGAGGAGCTGGGCAGACTGCGCCTGGGAGTG GGGGCAACAGACTCAGAGAAAAGGATTCAGCATCTCACACTGGAGAATGAGGCCCTGAAACAGAGCCTGAGCCTCACTCAGGACCTCCTGCTGCATTGGGGCCCAGGCCCCCCCACCAGAGCCCCACAG GAGGAGGCAGAGGCACTGTTGGAGCTCCAGGGCCGGCTTCAGGAGGCCCAGGACACCACAGAAGCCTTACGAGTCCAG CTGGGGGTGCAGGAGGTGCAGCTGCAGGGCCTTCGAGGGGCCCTTCAGCAGCTTCAGCAGGAGACGGAGCAGAACTGCAGACGGGAACTACAACAGGTGCATGGGCAACTGGCAG GACTTCGGACCCGGATGGCCAGCCTGCGCCAGGGCTGTGGTGACCTCAGAGGACTGGTCAGCACCTTTACCCAGAGCTGTCAGGGTTCGCTGAGTGAGGCCCAGGGCCAG GTATCCTGGGCCCTGGGGGCATTGTCAGCTGGAGGGGCTGGGACTCAGCTCCCTGAGGGGCAACAGGGGCCCCCAACTGGATGCCCAGGGCGGCTGCTGGAGCTTAAGG GGAATATTCGGGTGCTATGTCGGCTGAGGCCAGGTACACCCTGCAGCCTGGTGAGTGTGGAGGCTGGACCAGGGGGCACAGTCACCACCTGCTATCGAGGGCGCCAGCGTCGTTTCCACCTGGACTGGGTCTTCTCTCCAGATGCCAGCCAGGAGGAG GTCTTTGGAGAGCTGGAACCAGCTGTGCTGTCCTGCCTCCAAGGATACAGTGTCTGCATCTTTACCTATGGCCAGACTGGGACTGGAAAGACATACAGCATGGAG GGCCCACCTGAGGACCCAGGCATAGCTCCCAGGGCGCTGCAGTCACTGTTCAGGGAAATGGGGACTGGAGGGCAGCACCGTGTGACCCTCAGCATGGTGGAGATCTACAATGAGGCAGTCAG GGACCTCCTGGCCCCAGGACCTCCAGAGCGCCTAGCTGTGAGGCAGGGCCCAGCAGGACAGGGGGGAATCCAAGTAGCTGGCCTCACCCACTGGGACGTGCCCAACCTGGAGACTTTGCACCAG CTCCCGATCCCATGCTCTCGTTACACTGACGCTGTGTGCAGCTTCTCCACCGAGTGCCCCAGGCACTGCAG GCACGCTGCACCTGGTGGACCTGGCCGGATCTGA
- the Foxh1 gene encoding forkhead box protein H1 translates to MGPCSNSRLGPQDPEPASQPPRRRKKRYLRHDKPPYTYLAMIALVIQAAPSRRLKLAQIIRQVQAVFPFFRDDYEGWKDSIRHNLSSNPCFRKVPKDPAKPQAKGNFWAVDVSLIPAEALRLQNTALCRRWQNPEARRAFAKDLSPYVLHGQTYRPPTPHTPPREGFSIKSLLGNPGERAPWPQQSTQAGQSNPTQADTGCSGEEVVPTPHLPSSERLLWPLCPLPVPTGMERETSQGTIIGPSSLSPEPRTWPLHYLQSTSNAGVLSSGGCRASLWGQLPTSYLPIYTPNVVMPLAPLPSTSCPRCPPSTSPAYWGVASESQGSPRLLWDLDTLFQGVPPNKSIYDVWVSHPRDMAAPAPGWLLSWYSL, encoded by the exons ATGGGGCCTTGTAGCAACTCCCGCCTGGGGCCCCAGGATCCAGAGCCAGCCTCGCAGCCCCCcaggagaagaaagaagagatACCTGCGGCATGACAAGCCTCCCTACACCTATTTGGCGATGATTGCCTTGGTAATTCAGGCTGCACCCTCCCGCAGGCTGAAGCTGGCCCAG ATCATCCGTCAGGTCCAGGCCGTGTTCCCTTTCTTCAGGGATGACTACGAGGGTTGGAAGGACTCCATCCGTCACAACCTTTCCTCCAACCCGTGCTTCCGAAAG GTGCCCAAGGACCCTGCGAAACCTCAGGCCAAGGGCAACTTCTGGGCCGTGGATGTGAGCCTCATCCCGGCAGAAGCGCTACGCCTGCAGAACACAGCCCTGTGCCGGCGCTGGCAGAACCCGGAGGCCCGCAGAGCATTCGCCAAGGACCTGAGCCCTTACGTGCTGCATGGCCAGACCTACCGGCCGCCCACACCCCATACGCCACCCAGGGAAGGCTTCAGCATCAAGTCCCTGTTAGGGAACCCCGGGGAGAGAGCACCCTGGCCCCAACAGTCCACCCAGGCTGGACAGAGCAACCCAACTCAGGCAGACACAGGCTGCAGTGGGGAGGAAGTGGTGCCTACTCCACACTTACCCTCCTCTGAAAGGCTTCTGTGGCCCCTCTGCCCTCTCCCAGTGCCCACAGGAATGGAGAGGGAGACTTCCCAGGGGACAATCATTGGGCCCTCAAGCTTATCCCCAGAGCCCAGAACTTGGCCCTTGCACTACCTGCAAAGTACCTCCAATGCCGGGGTACTGTCCAGTGGGGGATGCAGGGCCTCCCTGTGGGGACAGTTGCCCACCTCCTACTTGCCCATCTACACACCCAATGTGGTAATGCCTTTAGCCCCACTACCATCCACTTCCTGTCCCCGGTGCCCACCTTCAACCAGCCCAGCCTACTGGGGGGTGGCCTCTGAATCCCAAGGGTCCCCAAGGCTGCTCTGGGATCTAGACACTCTCTTCCAGGGAGTACCACCCAACAAGAGCATCTATGATGTGTGGGTCAGCCACCCTCGTGACATGGCTGCCCCTGCTCCAGGCTGGCTGCTCTCCTGGTACAGCCTCTGA